The Alphaproteobacteria bacterium US3C007 genomic interval GAAAACACACCAAAAGCGTGATTGGGAAGCCGAAAGAAAAAAGGTTCAACGTCGGCGCCGAGCGTGTCACCACACCAACCGTCACATTTGTCAGCAGCAAGACGATCACCACTGGCAGCATCATTACACTGGCGAGCTCAAACATGTAGCCGGCCGATTCAATAACGAATTGGCTGGCAGCATAAAGATCAAGCCGCCCACCGACCGCCACGACTGAAAAGCTGGCATCCATCGCGCGGATAAGCGCCAAATGACCATCCAAAGATAAAAAGGTTACGATTGAAAAAAGCGTTAAAGCATTACTGATCACCGGGGTTTGACCGCCCGTTGTTGGATCGATTTGGGCCGCAAACCCAAGGCCACCCGAAGTTGCTATTTTTTCGCCAGCCAAGGCCACCGAGGCAAATAAAATGCTCAGCAAGATACCGACCGTCAAGCCGATCAATAGTTCCACAAAGATAATGCGCACAATCACCAGATTGTCGAGTTCAAGCAGAGGCACAGATTGAAACTGTTCAAAAAAAACCATGCCTAGGATAATACTTGAGACAATCCGCACTTGGAGCGGTATCGATTGCGCGCCAAAAAACGGGGCTGAAATTAAAAAAGCACCGATCCGCAAAGTTGCCAGAAAAAATACCGATAGAAACTCAAAAAGCCCTGGCAGCTCTACCCCGGGAATACCACTATCAGAACTGACCAGCAGGTTCTCCATCTTAGCCAAGACCACTTATCGTATCAAAGATATAAGCAAAGAAATCAGAAAGTTGCAGCAGCATGAAGCCCGACAGCAAGGCAAAGCCACCAAGCACAAAAATCAGCTTTGGCACGAAGCTTAGCGTCATTTCATTGATCGATGTTGCCGCTTGTACAATCCCGATCGCCAAACCTACCCCCAAGGCAATGCCCAAAATGGGACCTGATGTGATAATTACCTGCCAAAACGCCATTCTCAAATGTTCGATATTTGCATCAAATTCCATAATCGCTCAATTCATATAAGTTGAAGATATTGATCCGATGGTCATGGCCCATCCATCCACCAAAACAAAAAGAAGCAGTTTAAAAGGCAAGGAAATCAAGATCGGGCTCAACATCATCATGCCCAAAGACATCAAGACGGAAGCAATCACCATATCGATCACCAAGAAGGGTAAAAACAGCAAGAAGCCGATTTGAAACGCCGTTTTCAATTCAGAGGTTAAAAAAGCCGGCATCAAAACATTGAAAGGCACATCAGAATTTGATTGATAAGGCGCATCTCCTGCCAATTCGGCAAACATAGCCAATTCGGCCTCACGGGTATTAAGAACCAGAAACTCTTTTAAGATGACAGATGCAGATTCAAGCGCGGGCAGAAATTCTATTTGCCCCTCTAAATAGGGCGAAACCGCCGCCTCATAAATGCCCTCAAGAGTCGGATACATAATGAAAATGGTGAGAAACAAAGCGATCGATACCAAAACCTGATTGGGAGGCGTTTGCTGGGTACCCATCGCCTGTCGCAAAATAGACAACACAATGATGATGCGTGTGAAAGCTGTGGCCCCCAGTAAGAGACTGGGCAAAAGCGTGATTGCCGACATCAAAGCCAAGATTTGCAAAGAAAGCGAGTACTCTTGCCCCCCATCTTGCCCCGGCACCACCGATAATGCAGGCAAGCCGACGCTGGGCATTTGTTGGGCAAAGGCAGTTATGGGAAGCAAGCAGCATCCCAAAAAGACCAAAGCGCCCCAATATTTAGGCGCATAGGCAGGCGTGTGGGACGGGCGGTTACTGCTCATCGCCAGCCACAATCTTTGGCGCGATCTCGGGCGTGATATCCAGGGCCGTTGCGCCTTGTTTACCTTGTAAAACCAAAACCGTCCGCTGGTTTATTTCAAACACAGACAAGACATTGGCATGCGCCAAACGACGGCTTTCAACATGGGTAATATGACCTTGAACAGCTGTGCTTTGGCCCAAAGATCCACGTTGTTTAACAATCAGCCAGATCACAACAAAAACTGAGGTAAATAAAACAACAATAATGATTTTTTGACTTAAATCGTCAAACGCAGCCATGATATTCGCCTCCTTCCAAGAAGGCAGGCAAGTATCATGCCATTATTGAACGGATTCGGCTCTTTCTTCCGGATCAACAACATCCGTGAACCGAATGCCATAGCGCTCGCCAACCATCACAACTTCGCCACGCGCAATAATCGCGCCATTGACATAAATATCAAGTGGCTCTCCTGCGAGGCGATCCAGTTCAACCACAGAGCCTTCGTTTAACCGCAGCAAGTCGCGGATAGTCATATCGGTTCGGCCCACTTCGATCGACAATGTCACTTCAATATTCTCAAGAATTTTCAGCTTTTCGCTGCTGATTTTACCAGAACCGGAGCTTGCCGCCGGCGCCTCTTGTGTAGGAGTATCATTCATGGTTTTTTCCTATTTCTTATCTGCAGTCTTAGTTGGCTTCAGAAGACTTAATGCAACCGTGCCTCCAACATCCCCCAGCTCAGCTTCAAAAAACTCTCGTTCTTCAACAACAAAATTCAACGGTCCATTGATCTGTATTGGCACGATATCATCATTTTTGAACTTAAGAACGGATGCCATTTTACTTTCCACCGTGGTCAAACGCGCAGTGCAATTTAAAGGCACACTGAACACTGCCTTTTGCAAACGATCTGTCCAAGACAGACTGTCAACGCTATCAGATTGCATCCGCGAGCGCAGCTGCGCGGCAATTGGCTTAAGCGTTTGCAACGGGTAAATCACATCAAATGATGCAGGCGGAGACCCCGGCAATTGAATTTCAAAGGCACAGCAAATCACTTGTTCTAGATCATCCACGAAAGACACGAATTGCATATTCTCTTCGCGGGTCACTTCCGAGAATTCCAATTTAATCAAGTCAGCCCAAGCCAATTCTAAGGCTTCGATCAACCCATCGGTGATAATTTCAATGATCCGATCCTCCGTAGAAGTGAAATCAGACCGTTGAGCCGATTTCGAGATCAGAGTATTCCCGCCATAATACGCGTTGGTCAGTTTTGAAATCAAATCCGGTGAGATCACCATCATCAAGCTGCCGCGTAAAAACTCGATCCGCGCCAGCGTTAAGCTCATGAAGCTTTCAGAGGCAAACGTGTAATCTTCAAACGTTTTCACAGTTGGATTGATCGCTGTCACCCGTGGCTGATACCGAAGCATCGGTTGAAACACGGTCCGCGAAAAACGGGCGAAGCGCTCATTAATCACGCGCAGCGCATAGTAATCACCCAAAAGCGATAGATCATCAGATCCAAATTTGAAGTCGCGTATCTGTTTATCTGAAGCACCGTTGAGGGCACTTGCATCTGCAACATCACCCTCGTCGAGCCCTGAAATCAGGGCTTCGACTTCGTTTTTTGAAAGTTTAGAAGAAGAAGACATTCAAGATCACTGCATTACATAGGACGTAAACATGACTTCTTCTATACCACCGAACCCTTCAAGTTCTTCCAGCTTTTCATTCATCACAGACTGGATATCAGCCGCCAGCAATTTGCGCGCCTCGCGGCCAACGACCATTTCTTCTGTGTAATCGCTGAGCGCAGCGAGAACCACCGATTTCAAGGCCGGCAAATGGTTTTCAACATTGGTTAAAATTGTTTCATCATACTTTGTTGAAAGCCCAACCGAAATTTGCAAGAACCTGCGAGAGCCTTTGAGATTGGTCGTCAAAGATCCGGGGATCTCATAATACAGGGTTTGAAACACCTTGTCCTTTGGGGTTTCCTTCGAAATTTTTTCAGGATCGCCTGGGCAATTGCCCTCTTCATCCTTCTCCTCGTCATCGCATTCAACTTCGGCTTCACCTTCGCCTTCGCCCTCGCCAGCAACATCGCCTTTGGCTTCATTTTGCTTGGTGACAATTTCATTGGCGATATCTTGCGGGTTGCCTTGCGCACCACCAAATACCAAAAAGCCAACGCCTAGGCCAATTGCCACTAGAATAAACCCTGCAACAACGAAAATGACGATGGTTACAATACCAGATTTTTTCTTTGGTTCTTCTTCTTCAGCCATAACTCGATCCTCGATTATATGGTTATATCCACCAGGCCATCTTGATCACCTTTGCCCTTAAGACTGGCATCATCTGCTTCTTTTCCAGCGTTTTGCTCATTCTTTTGCGCGGTTTGTGATCGTTCATCACCCGATGGGTTTTCTTGCTCATTAAACCCCTGCCCGAGGTTCATATTGAAATTTTCATCGCTTGTCTGCATAACCGAACATGACAGCGAGGTCACGCGGTAACCTGCGGTTTCCAGACTAGAAATGATTTTTCCTTCAGACTCGCCAAAAAGCGAGACTGTTGCCTTGCGTTCTGCCTGGATTTTCACATCCAAGCCACTTTCATTGCGCCCAAAAGCAATATGCATTTTGCCCAAGGAGGCCGGCGATAAGGTAAGCGCAATTTGTTGCTGGCCGGTTCTCAGCGCTGAAATTACATTTCTTGCCAAAGTCTGGGTCCAGCCTCGCGCGTTCAAATCAAGATGCGAATCCACCCATTTATCCAGCAATTGCCCAGAGGTTTGAGGCGCGGTTTGCGTTTGTGCCAATTGCGGGCTGGCGCTGTTTAATGGGGATATAGAATGCGGCAATGCGCTTAAATCTTGGGCTGCTTCTGCCCCGCCCTCACTGGCAACAGCCGCAAGGGCTGCTTGGCGCAGCGCGGCGCCGGCGGCACCTGTCACGGGCGCGGATGCGGGTGCGTCTTTGCCTTTTTCAGAGGGCTTTTGAATTTTCGCTGCGGTGCCTTTTACGTCAGGCTTCGGCTTAAACTCGGCCTCAACTGCCTTTTGAAGCGCAGTGGCCGCCGCCGGAGCACTTGCTTCCAGCGCTACCTTGATTTTTGAAGGCGCCGCGGGATCATTGCTGCTTGCTGACAGTGCTGACGCTGCGCGCAACGCGATCTGTTCTGGCTTCAAAGCAATTTCAGGTTTTAATAAGTTTGTGGGCTTTACCGCCTCTTTTTGCTGGCCCTCTGAAACCTGAAGCTTGCCACTATCCATCTTAGGCGCCGTTTCTAGATCCGAGGAAGGATCAACCGGCGACGATGGTGGCATCGAAGACAGACGCGGTGTATTATTTTTTGAGAGATCCGCAGCAGGGTCAGCCGGCGACGATGATGGCATCGAAGGCAGACGCGATGTATTATTTTTCGAAAGATCCGCAGCAGGGTCAACCGGCTGCGATGATGGCGTCGAAGGCAGACGCGATGTATTATTTTTCGAAAGATCCGCAGCAGGGTCAACCGGCTGCGATGATGGCATCGAAGGCAGACGCGATGTATTATTTTTCGAAAGATCCGCAGCAGGGTCAACCGGCTGCGATGATGGCATCGAAGGCAGACTCGATGTATTATTTTTCGAAAGATCCGCGAAGGATGAACCATCAGCTGCGCGTTGGCGAAGTTCAGAGATTTTTTCTGGCTCTACCTGCGGGATTTGATGCATCGCGCGTGCGCGAGGTTCCGCATCCGTCTGCCTATCTGCGGTTTGCGCAGCAATCGATTTCGGTGCAACTTCATCTGTTTCAGGCACTTTCACGGGCGTGGCAGGACCTGGAGTGGCCATCCCTTGCTCCCGATTTTCCTTTAGCCCTGTAACCGCAAGCGCACCGCGACCCACCTCTGGCGTGGCGCTCTTGTCACTTATAGGTTCGAACACTTGCGTATCGTTGCTGACCAGCGCAACTTTATCAGGCTGCCCAGGAAGAAGTTTTAACGGCGTACTTTCACCCTTTGAAGATCCGGGCTTTTCAGGCGGATCCGGCAAATTCTTATGCGGCATCGCCTCGCCATTTAAGAGGGCTACCGGCACCAAAAGTTTTGCCATAGGCTGATTGGCAGCTGCCTCGCTTGGATAGGCGATATCCTGCGTTCTCACCATGTTTTCTGCATAATCAAGGCGCAAAGCGCCTTTTGCCACCGGCAAGGCGTCAGCGGTTTGCGGCTCTTTATTCATCCCAACAGAAGAGTGCCTGTGGAAGGCCTCAAGATAGGGCAATAATCCGTTGAGACTGGGCACTGCAACCGCCTGAGGGTCATCAGCTAAGGCCGACATCGCCTGCGCAAATTTATCCCGCATCATGAGAAAATCCGGATCTGCGATGATTGCCGGCGCTAGGTCCTTTAATCCAATATCTTCGCCGGAAAGTTCTGATACGCTTGCGCGCAAACCGTCGCCATCTGGAGTTTTAGACACTTGATCTTCAAGCGCAGCAATAAAACCTAAAAAGGCGACAATATCAATTTCATCGCCCGACTGTAA includes:
- the fliN gene encoding flagellar motor switch protein FliN, giving the protein MNDTPTQEAPAASSGSGKISSEKLKILENIEVTLSIEVGRTDMTIRDLLRLNEGSVVELDRLAGEPLDIYVNGAIIARGEVVMVGERYGIRFTDVVDPEERAESVQ
- the fliQ gene encoding flagellar biosynthesis protein FliQ — protein: MEFDANIEHLRMAFWQVIITSGPILGIALGVGLAIGIVQAATSINEMTLSFVPKLIFVLGGFALLSGFMLLQLSDFFAYIFDTISGLG
- the fliR gene encoding flagellar biosynthetic protein FliR; protein product: MENLLVSSDSGIPGVELPGLFEFLSVFFLATLRIGAFLISAPFFGAQSIPLQVRIVSSIILGMVFFEQFQSVPLLELDNLVIVRIIFVELLIGLTVGILLSILFASVALAGEKIATSGGLGFAAQIDPTTGGQTPVISNALTLFSIVTFLSLDGHLALIRAMDASFSVVAVGGRLDLYAASQFVIESAGYMFELASVMMLPVVIVLLLTNVTVGVVTRSAPTLNLFSFGFPITLLVCFLALYLATKPLGYSMEYLVGFAIDFIASFFGKLKNG
- the fliM gene encoding flagellar motor switch protein FliM produces the protein MSSSSKLSKNEVEALISGLDEGDVADASALNGASDKQIRDFKFGSDDLSLLGDYYALRVINERFARFSRTVFQPMLRYQPRVTAINPTVKTFEDYTFASESFMSLTLARIEFLRGSLMMVISPDLISKLTNAYYGGNTLISKSAQRSDFTSTEDRIIEIITDGLIEALELAWADLIKLEFSEVTREENMQFVSFVDDLEQVICCAFEIQLPGSPPASFDVIYPLQTLKPIAAQLRSRMQSDSVDSLSWTDRLQKAVFSVPLNCTARLTTVESKMASVLKFKNDDIVPIQINGPLNFVVEEREFFEAELGDVGGTVALSLLKPTKTADKK
- the fliP gene encoding flagellar type III secretion system pore protein FliP (The bacterial flagellar biogenesis protein FliP forms a type III secretion system (T3SS)-type pore required for flagellar assembly.), with protein sequence MPSVGLPALSVVPGQDGGQEYSLSLQILALMSAITLLPSLLLGATAFTRIIIVLSILRQAMGTQQTPPNQVLVSIALFLTIFIMYPTLEGIYEAAVSPYLEGQIEFLPALESASVILKEFLVLNTREAELAMFAELAGDAPYQSNSDVPFNVLMPAFLTSELKTAFQIGFLLFLPFLVIDMVIASVLMSLGMMMLSPILISLPFKLLLFVLVDGWAMTIGSISSTYMN
- a CDS encoding flagellar basal body-associated FliL family protein, which gives rise to MAEEEEPKKKSGIVTIVIFVVAGFILVAIGLGVGFLVFGGAQGNPQDIANEIVTKQNEAKGDVAGEGEGEGEAEVECDDEEKDEEGNCPGDPEKISKETPKDKVFQTLYYEIPGSLTTNLKGSRRFLQISVGLSTKYDETILTNVENHLPALKSVVLAALSDYTEEMVVGREARKLLAADIQSVMNEKLEELEGFGGIEEVMFTSYVMQ
- a CDS encoding flagellar hook-length control protein FliK, encoding MSIANISSSAIDKLLSATPEEPLVGSKGAALFAKFSELLTSGAGADHGDNPEQKKLTEGESSNTLQSGDEIDIVAFLGFIAALEDQVSKTPDGDGLRASVSELSGEDIGLKDLAPAIIADPDFLMMRDKFAQAMSALADDPQAVAVPSLNGLLPYLEAFHRHSSVGMNKEPQTADALPVAKGALRLDYAENMVRTQDIAYPSEAAANQPMAKLLVPVALLNGEAMPHKNLPDPPEKPGSSKGESTPLKLLPGQPDKVALVSNDTQVFEPISDKSATPEVGRGALAVTGLKENREQGMATPGPATPVKVPETDEVAPKSIAAQTADRQTDAEPRARAMHQIPQVEPEKISELRQRAADGSSFADLSKNNTSSLPSMPSSQPVDPAADLSKNNTSRLPSMPSSQPVDPAADLSKNNTSRLPSTPSSQPVDPAADLSKNNTSRLPSMPSSSPADPAADLSKNNTPRLSSMPPSSPVDPSSDLETAPKMDSGKLQVSEGQQKEAVKPTNLLKPEIALKPEQIALRAASALSASSNDPAAPSKIKVALEASAPAAATALQKAVEAEFKPKPDVKGTAAKIQKPSEKGKDAPASAPVTGAAGAALRQAALAAVASEGGAEAAQDLSALPHSISPLNSASPQLAQTQTAPQTSGQLLDKWVDSHLDLNARGWTQTLARNVISALRTGQQQIALTLSPASLGKMHIAFGRNESGLDVKIQAERKATVSLFGESEGKIISSLETAGYRVTSLSCSVMQTSDENFNMNLGQGFNEQENPSGDERSQTAQKNEQNAGKEADDASLKGKGDQDGLVDITI